The Gammaproteobacteria bacterium DNA window GGCTTCGCGCACACCGTCGGCGAGTTCGGCGTGGTGCTGATGATCGGTGGCAACATCCCCGGTGCGACCCAGGTGCTGTCCATCGCCATCTACGACCAGGTCGAGTCGCTGCAGTACGCCAGCGCGCACCTGTGGTCGGCACTGCTGCTGGGCTTCTCCTTCGCAGTGCTGCTGGCCATGTATACGCTGCGCGGCGGACGGCACGCCGGTCTGGGGCGATGAACCGATTCACCATCCAGCTGACGCTCCGTCGCGGCACGTTCACGCTGAACGTCGACGTGACCCTGCCGGGGCGCGGCGTGACCGGACTGTTCGGGCCTTCGGGCTGCGGCAAGACCAGCCTGCTGCGCGGACTGAGCGGGTTGGAGCGCGCCCAGGGCCACATCGGCATCAACGGCGCGCGCTGGCTGGACAGCGCGGCGGGCATTGACCTGCCCGCGCACCGCCGCCGCGTCGGCTATGTGTTCCAGGACGCAGCGCTGTTCACCCACCTCGATGTGCGCGGCAATCTCGACTACGGCCGCTCGCGCACGCCGGTCGCGCGGCGTCGCATCGTGCTCGAACAGGTCATCGACTGGCTCGGGCTCGCAGCGCTGTTGACGCGCCGCGTGCCGCAACTGTCCGGCGGCGAGGCGCAACGCGTGGCGATGGGCCGCGCGCTGCTGACCAGTCCCGATCTGCTGCTGCTCGACGAGCCGCTCGCCGCACTCGACCAGGATGCCCGACAGGCCATCCTGCCCTACCTGGAACGCCTGCACCGTGAACTCGCCGTGCCGGTGATCTACGTCAGCCATGCACAGGACGAGATCACCCGGCTGGCCGACCATCTGCTGCTGCTGGACGCCGGCAAGGTACGCGCCAGCGGTCCGCTGGCGGAGTTGCTCACCCGTCCGGATCTGCCGCTCAGCCGTGCCGCTGCCGCCGCGGCGATCCTGGAAGGACACGTGGTCGCGGTCGAAGAGAGCTTCGGGCTGACCTGGGTCGACACCAGCGCCGGGCGCATCGCCCTGGCCGTCGGCGGCCTCGCGATCGGCACGGCGCTGCGGCTGCGCATCGCCGCGCGCGATGTCAGCCTGGCCCTGCGGGCACCGGCCGACACCAGCATCCTCAACTGCCTGCCGGCACGCGTGACCGCGATCGTGGGACACGACCCGGCGCAGATCATGGTGCATCTGCAGGCCGGCGGCGCACCGCTGTTGGCGCGGATCACGCGCAAGTCCCGCGAACAGCTCGGGATCGGAGTGGGTGCGCAGGTGCACGCACTCATCAAGAGCGTGGCGCTGGTGGATTAGGCGGCGCCGGGAACCGGCACCGGCCGGTCATTCCCTGGATTTGGCGTGGTCAGCGCGCGCCTGCGCCTCCATGTGCTCCAGGCTGGTATGGCGCACGTCCTTGCCCTTGACCAGGTAGATAACGTACTCGCAGATGTTGCGGGCGCGGTCGCCGATGCGCTCCAGGGAACGCGCGGCCCACATGATGTCCAGCACCCGCGGAATGGAGCGTGGGTCCTCCATCATGAAGGTGATGAGCTGACGTACGATGGCCTCGTACTCCTTGTCGACCTTGAGGTCTTCGCGCCAGACCTGCACGGCCAGCTCGGTGTCCATGCGTGCGAAGGCGTCCAGCGCATTGTGGAGCATCTTCCGTACCTGGTCGCCGAGGTGCCCGATCTGAGCGGGATGCACCCGCATGTCCTCACCACTGCCGACGTGCTGGGCCATGCGCGCGATGCGTTCCGCCTCGTCGCCGATGCGTTCCAGATCGGTGATGGTCTTGATGACAGCGACGATGAGCCGCAGATCACCGGCCGCCGGCTGCCGGCGGGCGAGCACGCGGTTGCATTCCTCGTCCAGCGCCACCTCCATGGCGTTGACCTTGTAATCGCTGTTGACGACCACCTCGGCCATGCGCTCGTCCCCCTCGACGATGGAGGTCATGGCGTCTGCGAGCTGCTGCTCGACCACGCCGCCCATGGTCAGCACACGGTTGCGGATGTCTTCCAGCTCCGCATTGAACTGCTGCGAGATGTGCTGTCCGATGCCTGGTTTTTCCATTGCCGTCCCCTCTCCCGCCGGCGCGCTCAGCCGTAGCGTCCGGTGATGTAGTCTTCTGTCATCTTCTCCGACGGATTCGTGAAGATGGTATTGGTGTCGCCGAATTCGATCAGGTCACCCATGTACATGAACGCAGTGTAGTCCGATACGCGCGCGCCATCGCCATCGAACCCGAGGTGCTGCTGCTGGACGAGCCGGCCTCGGCGCTGGAT harbors:
- the modC gene encoding molybdenum ABC transporter ATP-binding protein, producing MNRFTIQLTLRRGTFTLNVDVTLPGRGVTGLFGPSGCGKTSLLRGLSGLERAQGHIGINGARWLDSAAGIDLPAHRRRVGYVFQDAALFTHLDVRGNLDYGRSRTPVARRRIVLEQVIDWLGLAALLTRRVPQLSGGEAQRVAMGRALLTSPDLLLLDEPLAALDQDARQAILPYLERLHRELAVPVIYVSHAQDEITRLADHLLLLDAGKVRASGPLAELLTRPDLPLSRAAAAAAILEGHVVAVEESFGLTWVDTSAGRIALAVGGLAIGTALRLRIAARDVSLALRAPADTSILNCLPARVTAIVGHDPAQIMVHLQAGGAPLLARITRKSREQLGIGVGAQVHALIKSVALVD
- the phoU gene encoding phosphate signaling complex protein PhoU codes for the protein MEKPGIGQHISQQFNAELEDIRNRVLTMGGVVEQQLADAMTSIVEGDERMAEVVVNSDYKVNAMEVALDEECNRVLARRQPAAGDLRLIVAVIKTITDLERIGDEAERIARMAQHVGSGEDMRVHPAQIGHLGDQVRKMLHNALDAFARMDTELAVQVWREDLKVDKEYEAIVRQLITFMMEDPRSIPRVLDIMWAARSLERIGDRARNICEYVIYLVKGKDVRHTSLEHMEAQARADHAKSRE